Proteins from one Pagrus major chromosome 1, Pma_NU_1.0 genomic window:
- the LOC141006222 gene encoding MORN repeat-containing protein 4-like, whose amino-acid sequence MTLTRGSFSYSNGEEYHGEWKEGLRHGLGQLTFSDGTCYTGQFENGLFNGCGVLVFPDGSRYEGEFVQGKFQGVGVFTRFDGMRFEGEFKGGCVDGYGVLTFSDGGPGGGGSSHEGLFETNQLMRRENSQGAVQRAEAAAAKARALAM is encoded by the exons ATGACCCTGACACGAGGTTCCTTCAGCTACTCCAATGGCGAGGAGTACCACGGCGAATGGAAAGAAG gtcTGCGTCATGGCCTGGGTCAGCTGACCTTCAGCGACGGGACGTGCTACACCGGACAGTTTGAGAACGGCCTCTTCAACGGCTGTGGGGTGCTGGTCTTCCCCGATGGCTCCAG GTACGAAGGTGAATTTGTTCAGGGCAAATTTCAAGGCGTCGGTGTCTTCACTCGCTTCGACGGGATGAGATTCGAGGGCGAATTTAAAGGCGGCTGTGTGGACGGCTACG GAGTGCTGACGTTTTCGGACGGCGGCcccggcggcggcggcagcagccaCGAGGGCCTGTTTGAGACCAACCAGCTGATGAGGAGGGAGAACAGCCAGGGAGCCGTGCAGAGAGCGGAGGCGGCGGCCGCCAAGGCCCGAGCTCTGGCCATGTGA